The Rhizobium rhododendri nucleotide sequence ACTGATGTTGGCGCGCTGGGCGACCTCCTCCCTGCGCAGTCCGGGCGTCCGCCTGCGTCCCGAGAACCCGAACGCCGCCGGGTCGAGCCGTGTGCGACGATCCTTCAGGAAGGACGCCAGTGAACCTGCGGCATTTGTCGGCATAGCGATCCCGTTATAGTTTATACCCTGATAAGGTCACTACTTTAACAGGATAAGTATGTCGGCGATAGTGATTGCACCCAACAAGGAGGTCTATCGTGCGAATATTTCTGACCGGTGCTACCGGCTTCATTGGTTCGGCCCTGGTGCCCGAACTCCTTAAGGCAGGCCATCAGGTGATCGGCATGACGCGCTCGGATGCGGGTGCTGCGGCGTTGGCTGCAGCGGGTGTCGAAGTCCACCGTGGAACGCTGGAGGACACCGACAGCCTGCGCAGCGGAGCGGCAAAGGCGGACGGCGTCATCCACGCTGCATTCGACCACGAGTTCTCGCGATTTGTCGAGAATTGCGCAAAAGACGGACGCGCTATCGAAGCACTGGGATCGGCGCTTGCCGGTTCGGACCGGCCGCTGGTCATCACATCAGGCACCGGCATCGGTAGCCGCGGCCCTGGCGAGCCTGCCACGGAAGACGTGTTCGATGTCAGCCATCCCAATCCACGCATTGCCTCGGAGTTTGCCGGCAACGCGCTTCTGGAACAGGGGATCAACGTCTCGGTGATGCGGTTGCCGCAGGTCCACGACACGTACAAACAAGGCCTGATAACGCCGCTGCTCGATATAGCGCGGCAGAAAGGCGTCTCGGCCTATGTTGGCGATGGCCGCAATCGCTGGCCTGCCGGCCATCTCCTGGATGTCGCGCGCCTCTATCGGCTCGCCATCGAAAAGGCCGAACGGGGAGCGCGCTATAACGCTGTTGGCGAGGAAGGCATCGAGAGCCGCGCAATCGCCGAAGCCCTTGGGCGAGGTCTCAACGTGCCAGTCGTCTCGATCGCACCTGAAAAGGCGTCGGAGCATTTTGGCTGGATGGGCATGTTTGTCGGCATGGACATGCCCGCATCGAGCGCCCACACTCAGTTAGCGCTCGGCTGGCGCCCAACAGGCCCGACGCTGCTGTCGGACCTCAATGCCATGAAATACGCGTAACAAGCAAAAGGCCGGCGTCGCAGTATCCCTGCAATGCCGGCCTCTATCGATACCAAACCGGACAGCGAGCGTTCGCTCAGACCGGGTTCGAGAACGTGTCGCAGGAGGTCAGTTTGCCGCTGTCGAAACCCTGCTTGAACCATTTGACACGCTGCGCCGACGTGCCGTGGTTGAAGCTGTCAGGCACGACATAGCCCTGGCTCTTCTTCTGCAGCGTATCGTCGCCGATCTGCTGGGCTGCGTTCAACGCCTCCTCCAGATCGCCATTGTCGAGAATACCCTTCTGCTGCGTGAACTTGCCCCAGATCCCGGCAAAGCAGTCAGCCTGCAACTCGATGCGAACGGACATCTTGTTGCTGTCCACCTCGTTCATCTGGCTGCGGGCCTGATCGGCCTTCGGCAGGATGCCGAGCAGGTTCTGCACGTGATGGCCGACTTCGTGCGCGACGACATAGGCCTGCGCGAAATCGCCTGAAGCACCGAACTTGTCCTTCATCTCCTGGAAGAATCCCATGTCGAGATAAATCTTGCGGTCGGACGGGCAGTAGAACGGTCCCGACGCGGTCGACGCGAGGCCGCAGCCCGAGTTCAGCCTGTTGGTGAACAGCACCAGCTTCGGGTCCTCATAGGTCTTGCCCATGGATTTGAAGATGCCGCCCCAGGTATCCTCGGTCTCGGCAAGCACGGTGGCGACGAACGCCTTTGTTTCATCGTTGCCCGGGTTCTGCGGCGCCGAGTTGCTCTGCTGGTAGCTGGAACCGGTATTGCCGGTGTCGCCTTGGCTGAGGATCTGTAGCATGTCGATGCCCATCGCCTTGAGAATGAGGTAGATCACCACCAGGAAGACGATCGTGCCAATGCTGAGGCCGCCGCCGGCCCGCCGCATGCCACCGCCCGGAAAGTTGAAACCTCCACCACCGCCGCCAAGCGGTCCGGTGCCTCCTGAAGAGCCACGCTCATCCTCGATATTGTCGGACTGTCGACGTCCCTTCCATTCCATGACCTGTCTCCCCGGCTGCGCTCACGGATATCCCGTTAAAGCCTATATATCCGCCGCATGCCCAATGACCAGTCGCGAAGGCCAACATCGCACATCAGACAGGAATGCTCGGGGCGCCCCAGGCGGCCCATGCAAGAAATAATGCCATCGCCACCAGCAGCAGCAGGGGCATCGTCTCGTGACCGGTAAAGACCACAGCGTTCATGATCCGGTGCGGCAGCAGCGTGAAGGCGCCGGCACCCCCGATGCCACCAAAATAAAGTCCCAGGACAACACGACGATGACGCGCAATGTCATGCCGGCGGGCAGCGACAATCGCCTGGACGCAGGAATAGAGGACGAAGACCGACAGAAGATGGATCGGGCTGAAGCCATGAAAGACGTTCAACTCATGGATGAAGAAGCTGGAAAACGCCCCGACGGCCATCAGCAAAAGCCAGATCTTGCCAAGCAGCCGATGCAGCCACGTCCCCTTGCGCCGCAACAGCACGTAGGCGCCGAGCAGCGCTGATGTGACCACGGCAACCACATGGATGTGAATGGCGGGCGAAGCCGACAGCAGCGGTTCGAGGGTCATGGTACAGCACCTCACAAGGCTACCGATCCGACGTCGGCTGGCTCGATCATACCCGACGGCTGCCCGAAGTCGAGGGGCCAACGCGGGCGAGAATTCAGTTATAATAGCAGCAGATAGCCTTGACGCGGCAAGGCTTTTGACGCCCATTGCCCGCCAGTCCTTATATCTCTGGGAGGAGACATCGATGCAAGCCATACGTCTCGACGCCGTCGGCCAATTGACCGTCAGCGAGATCGAAAAGCCGGTGCCCGGTAGAGGCGAACTGCTCGTCCGCGTCGAGGCTTGCGGCATCTGCGGCACGGATCGCCATATCCTCCACGGCGAATTCCCGTCCGCACCGCCGGTCACGCTGGGCCACGAATTTGCCGGCATCGTCGAGGCCGTCGGCGCTGATACGACAGGCTTTGCGCCCGGTATGCGCGTCACCTGCGATCCGAACATTTCCTGCGGCCTCTGCAGCCAGTGCCGCAGCGGCCGCGTCAACCTCTGCGAACGGCTGCAGGCAATCGGCATCCACCGCGATGGCGGCTTTGCCGACTACGCGATCCTGCCCGTCACCCAGGCCTTCGAACTGCCGCTTGGGCTCGACCCGCTGCACGGCGCCTTCTGCGAGCCCCTCGCCTGCTGCCTGCACGGCGTCGACATGGCGAAAATCGAAACCGGTGCCTCGGTGGTCGTGCTCGGCGGCGGCGTCATAGGCCTGCTGGTGGTGCAACTGGCACGGTTGGCCGGCGCCACCCGCGTCGTCCTAATCACCCGTCACAAGGAAAAGCGCGCCCTTGCCGAGCGCCTCGGCGCCACCGCGACACTCGATCCAGGCCTCAGCGACCCCATCGCCGCCATATCGGGGCCGGATGGCCTGCTGCCCGGCGGTGCCGATGTGGTGTTCGAATGCGCCGGCGTCGCCGAGACGGTGCAGCAATCGACGCGCATGGCAAAGAGCGGCGGCACCGTTGTCATCCTCGGCGTCATGCCGCAGGGGCAGACCGTGCCGATTGAGCCCTTCGACCTTCTGTTCCGCGAACTGAAATTCATCGGCTCCTTCATCAACCCGTTCACCCACCGGCGCGCCGCCGATCTCATTGCCTCGGGCGCCGTCGACGTCGCACCACTCATCTCCCGCGTCGTCGGCATGACAGACGGTGCCGAAGCCATCCGCCAGCCGGCCCGCCCCGGCGAAATCCGCGTCCTGGTGGTGCCCGATCACGCCGCAAGGTAGGCCACACTCGGAATCCTGTCGATTGGACGATTTATGGGGTTCCGTTTGCAAAAACATTTGCCTATAAGCCGCTTCTAGCCTTTTGAGATGCAGAGCGCGCGCCCGGCCGGTGGACACACCTGGCTGGTTTTTGGCGCACGCAGAAAATGGATAGAGATCATGCCGAAGCGCGAAGACATTAAATCGATCCTCATCATCGGCGCGGGGCCGATTGTCATCGGTCAGGCATGCGAATTCGACTATTCAGGCACCCAGGCCTGCAAGGCACTGAAAGAGGAAGGCTACCGCGTCATCCTCGTCAACTCTAATCCGGCGACGATCATGACCGACCCGGATCTGGCCGACGCCACCTATGTCGAGCCGATCACGCCTGAAGTCGTCGCCAAGATCATTGCCAAGGAGCGCCCCGACGCGCTGCTGCCGACCATGGGCGGCCAGACTGCGCTCAACACCGCGCTCTCCCTGAAGAGAATGGGCGTCCTCGACCGCTACAATGTCGAGATGATCGGCGCCAAGCCGGCCGCCATCGACATGGCTGAAGACCGCGCCCTGTTCCGCGAAGCCATGGCCCGCATCGGCCTCGAAACGCCGAAGTCGCTGCTCGCCAACGCCACCGACATCAAGGAACTTGATCGCAACCGCCACGAAGCAGCGCGCGACGAGGTCAGGTCCAGGTTGAGCGGCGCCGAGCTGGACACAGCGCTTGACGACCTCGAAAACACCTGGAACCTCGGCGAAACGGACCGCAAGCAGCGCTACATGAGCCACGCCATGGCTCTGGCAGCCCAGGCGATCGACGTCGTCGGCTTGCCCGCCATCATCCGTCCGTCCTTCACCATGGGCGGCACCGGCGGCGGCATTGCCTACAATCGCTCGGAATTCTTCGAGATCGTCGGCTCCGGCCTCGACGCCTCGCCGACCACGGAGGTGCTGATCGAGGAATCGGTGCTCGGCTGGAAGGAGTATGAAATGGAAGTCGTCCGCGACAAGGCGGACAACTGCATCATCATCTGCTCCATCGAGAACATCGACCCGATGGGCGTCCACACCGGCGATAGCATCACAGTCGCCCCGGCCCTGACGCTGACCGACAAAGAATACCAGATGATGCGCAACGCCTCGATCGCCGTGTTGCGCGAGATAGGCGTCGAGACCGGCGGCTCAAACGTGCAGTTCGCCGTCAACCCGGCCGATGGCCGCCTCGTCGTCATCGAGATGAATCCGCGCGTTTCGCGCTCATCGGCGCTGGCCTCCAAGGCGACCGGCTTCCCGATTGCGCGCGTCGCCGCCAAGCTCGCGGTCGGCTACACGCTCGACGAACTCGACAACGACATCACCGGCGGCGCGACGCCTGCTTCGTTCGAACCGTCGATCGACTACGTCGTCACCAAGATCCCGCGCTTTGCCTTCGAGAAATTCCCGGGCGCCTCGCCAGTGCTGACGACAGCGATGAAGTCGGTCGGCGAAGTCATGGCCATCGGCCGGACCTTTGCCGAATCCCTGCAGAAGGCGCTTCGCGGCCTTGAAACCGGCCTCACCGGCCTCGACGAGATCGAGATCCCCGGCACCGAGGAAGGCGAAGGCAGCCGCAACGCCATTCGCGCAGCCATCGGCACGCCGACGCCGGACCGCCTGCGCATGGTGGCCCAGGCGCTGCGCATGGGCATGAGCGCCGAAGAGGTGCACGAAGGCTGCAAGATCGACCCATGGTTCATCGCGCAACTCAAGGCCATCGTCGACATGGAAGCCCGTGTTCGCGAACATGGCCTGCCGGACGATGCGGTCAATCTGCGCATGCTGAAGGCCATGGGCTTTTCCGACGCGCGCCTGGCGACCCTCACCAACAAGCGGCCGAAGGAAGTGGCCGAGAAGCGTAACGCCCTCAACGTGCGTCCGGTTTTCAAGCGGATCGACACTTGCGCTGCCGAATTCGCCTCGCCGACTGCCTACATGTATTCGAGCTACGAGACGCCCTTCGTCGGCGAAGCGCGCTCCGAAGCCAATGTGACGTCGGCCAGAAAGGTCGTCATCCTCGGCGGCGGTCCGAACCGCATAGGCCAGGGTATCGAGTTCGACTATTGCTGCTGCCACGCCGCCTTCGCGCTGCAGGATGCCGGCTATGAAGCGATCATGATCAACTGCAACCCTGAAACCGTGTCGACCGACTACGACACCTCGAACCGCCTCTATTTCGAGCCGCTGACGGCCGAGGACGTGATCGAGATCCTGCGCGCCGAGCAGGAAAGCGGCGAAGTCGTCGGCGTCATCGTCCAGTTCGGCGGACAGACTCCGCTGAAGCTGGCCGAAGCGCTGGAAAAGAACGGCATCCCGATCCTCGGCACCGCGCCAGATATGATCGATCTCGCCGAAGACCGCGACCGGTTCCAGAAGCTGCTGATGAAGCTCGACCTCAACCAGCCCAACAACGGCATCGCTTATTCGGTCGAACAGGCTCGCGTCGTCGCTTCGGAAATCGGCTTCCCGCTGGTGGTCCGCCCATCCTACGTGCTCGGCGGCCGGGCGATGCAGATCATCCACTCGGAATCGATGCTGCAGAGCTACCTGCTTGATACCGTCCCCGGCCTCGTGCCGGAAGATATCAAGCAGCGTTACCCGAACGACAAGACCGGCCAGATCAACACGCTGCTCAGCAAGAACCCGCTGCTGTTCGACAGCTACCTGTCGAATGCCATCGAGATCGACGTTGATTGCCTGGCCGATGGCGAGAACGCCTTCATCGCTGGTATCATGGAACACATCGAGGAAGCCGGCATCCACTCCGGCGACAGCGCCTGCTCTCTGCCGCCGCGCACGCTGTCCTCGGAGATGATCGACGAACTGGAACGCCAGACCAAGGCGATGGCCAAGGCGCTGAATGTCGTCGGCCTGATGAACGTCCAGTACGCCATCAAGGACGACGTCGTCTACGTGCTCGAAGTCAATCCGCGCGCCTCGCGCACCGTGCCTTTCGTTGCCAAGGCGATTGGCGCGCCCATTGCCAAGATCGCTGCTCGCATCATGGCCGGCGAAAGCCTTGACGCAGCTTTTGCCGCCTACGGTGAAAAACCCGATCCGCGCAACCTCAAGCACATTGCCGTCAAGGAAGCCGTTTTCCCGTTCGCCCGCTTCCCCGGCGTCGACACGCTGCTCGGCCCTGAAATGCGCTCGACCGGCGAAGTCATCGGCCTCGATACCGACTTCGCTCTCGCCTTCGCCAAGGCGCAGCTGGGCGCCGGCGTCGAACTGCCACGCGGCGGCACGGTTTTCGTGGCCGTGCGCGACGATGACAAGCCACGCGTCCTGCCGGCCATCCGCATGCTCGTCGAACAGGGCTTCAAGGTGATGGCAACCGGCGGCACGGCCCGCTTCCTCGCCGAACACGGCATCGCCACGACCAAGATCAACAAGGTGCTGGAAGGCCGCCCGCACATCGAGGACGCCATCCGCAACCGCCAGGTCCAGCTGGTGATCAACACGACGGACAGCAACAAGGCGATCTCGGACTCCAAATCGATCCGCCGCGCAACGCTGATGCAGAAGGTGCCCTACTACACGACCATGGCCGGCGCCGAAGCCGCCGCCATGGCGATCCAGGCCCTGAAAGCCGGCAATCTCGAAGTCCGGCCGCTGCAGAGCTATTTTTGATCGGCAAAATCTACCATTAGTTGCATTCTCCTTGAAGGCGCGCTAGCGTGGCCAGTCTTCAGGGGGAATTCAATGTCGAAGAATATTGTTATCCTTTTTGACGGTACCTCGAACGAGATATCGAACGACCGTACGAACATTCTGCGCTTGTTCGGCACACTCGAGCATTCAGCACGCCAGATCGTCCGGTACGACCCCGGCGTTGGCACCTTCGGAGCCGACGACAGCTGGTCCCGCTGTGGCGTGGAACAGTCGAGGTCTGGGGCTTGGCAACGGGTTGGGGTCTGGATCAGAATGTCAAGGAAGCCTACCGCTTCCTCGTCGAGAACTATGATGCGGGACCAGTCGAGGATGGCCAGAATGTTGACCGGGACCGGATCTTTATCTTCGGGTTCAGCCGTGGCGCCTACACCGCCCGCGTTCTTGCCGGCTTCCTTCACGCCTTCGGATTGACGAGCAAATACAACCTCAACCTCATCGACTATGCATACAGGACCTACAAAAGCGTCAACGCCGACGGCGATGCCGCGGCGGTGGACGGAACATCGCGCTTCGCCAAAATGCGCCTGTATGAGAAAACACTCGTCAACGACCACCCGCCGATCAAGCTCCTCGGTCTTTTCGAAACGGTAGCGTCGCTGCTTGAAGTTGGCCACGGCCGTCTGCAGATGAAAACGCATCCCTTCACGGACGCTAATCCCAGCGTCGAATGGGTGCGGCAAGCGCTGGCGATCGATGAGAAGCGAACGATGTATCGGCCGGAGTACTGGAAACCCGACCAAGACTATCACGCCCGTCACTCTGCTACCGCGAAGTCGAAGCAGAATTTCATGGAAGTCTGGTTTGCGGGCGTACATTGCGATGTCGGCGGCGGCTATCCCGAAACGGAGAGTGCTCAGATCAAGATACCCCTCGACTGGATGATCCGGGAGACGGAACCAACCGGGCTCCATTACCGGCACGAAGTCATAGACCGGATCGTTCTCGGCAAAGATCCGGAGATGCCAAGATATCAACCTCTTTCACCGACCGGGCCGCTGCACAATTCGATGAATGCCGCGTGGCGTATCCTGGAGTGGATACCGAGGGAGATTCCACGATCCTCGTTGCGAAAGGCACACGCTCACGGCATGTATATTCCCCGCAGCGATCCACGTCTGATCCCCGCAGGCGCGCTCCTGCACGAATCCGTCAGGACAAGGCTAGAGACGGGTGACTACAAACCGCAAAACCTGCCGCGCACCCATCACTATGTGCCCTGAGAACTCAAGATGCGCCCTCCGCCTGCCCTACGAGACGGCTTATGGAACGAATTTCCGCTTGAAACCGCGCCAGTTCCTCGGCCTTGCGCCCCGCGTCGGGAATGCGCAGCAGATAGGACGGATGGACGGTGACAAACAGGTTGCTGCCATCTGCCAGCGGAACCGGACGGCCCCTCATATCCTCGAGCCTCTCCCGGCTGTCGGTTAGTGCGAACAGCGCCGTAGCGCCGAGTGCCACGGTCAGTTTCGGGCGGATCAGGGCCCGTTCTCCATCCAGCCACCAGCGGCAGTGGCGGACCTCGCCCATCGTCGGCTTCTGGTGGATGCGCCGCTTGCCCCGCAGTTCGTATTTGAAATGCTTGACGGCATTGGTCACGTAGAGCGTCGTCCGGTCTATGCCGGCATCGTCGATCGCCTGATTGAAGACCTTGCCGGCCGGACCAACGAACGGGCGGCCTGCAAGATCCTCGTGATCGCCCGGCTGCTCGCCAACCACCATCACCGATGCGTCGACAGGCCCCTCACCGAACACCGTTTGCGTGGCGTGGCAGTGCAACTCGCAGCGGGTGCATTGGCGGGCCGCCTCCCGCAGCCCTTCCATGCTGCCCGCTTGCGCCGCCGATACGGGCATTTGCTCGGCAGCTGCGGCCGCCTGCAGCCTCTGGTGAAACGGCAGCGGCTCGGTTGCCGCGCGCCTTGCCATCGCCAGCACGCTGGCCTCGGCGCCGGCGATAAGACCGGGAATGAGATCGGCCTCCGGCAGGTTTTTCCAATATTTTTTCGGCATCTCGGCCTGCATGGCCTTCACCTTCAATCGTGCAGGATTGAAAATATTGCTGAAATAGGTGCGCCACAGCGTGTCCGCCTCGTCTGTCAGCGATGGTTTCTCAACCGGCAGATCGGAGATCGTCAATTGGGTGCCGTCCCAGGCGGCCGAGCCGCGCGGCGTGGCGATCAGCCAGTCCATGTCGTTGAACCGGCGCTGGAAGAACGGTGCGCTGCGGGCGACGATATGGTGATCCGGTTCGAACCAGGCAACGAAGCGCCGCCGCGGCAATGCCAGCGCGCTATCCACCTCCTTGAAGCGCACAAAGGCGGTCATCTTGTGACAGTCCCGACGGACAGACTTCTGCAGCATCAGCGCCCGGTGAACATCGACATCCGCGACCATGCCGAGCAGATGGCGGTCGCTGCAAAGACGAAACAGGATGCGGTAAAGCAGCGCAAAACGACCGGGATCGGAATGACAGATCACGGCCTCCGCCAGGCTGATGAAGGCCGGAGGCACGGAAACGGGTGATGAGCCTGCAGGCCTGACGCCCGCCTCGCAACCTGATGGACGCTCCGTCGGCTCCAGCAACAGGCGCTCGCCAGCAGTGCCAAACAGGTCTCCGCCCAACGTGGCCTCGTGCCAGTCGATGGCCTCAGGCAACACACCTTCCGCAAGCAGCCGCCGCGCCACGTCGCGCCATTCGGCCAAGTCACCCCTACCCTTCAGCGTTACGCGACGCATCGCTGCCGAACCCATCAGAGCAGCGTCAACTGTACCGGCTTGGGCGCGAACATCGCACGAAGATCCTGCCGGTCGGCCAGCTTTCGCGGGCTCCAGCCCTCGGCAACGATGAAGGCCTGCACCTTCTTCACGGACACTCCGAGGCGCGCGAGGTCCTCGATCCGAAGCCGGCAAAAACGACGGGCCGACAGAATGGCCTTGACCGTCTTCGTGCCGAGCCCCGGCACGCGCAGCAGCGTCTCGCGCTCAGCGGAGTTAATGTCGACCGGGAATGCGTTTCGGTTGCCAAGCGCCCAGGCCAGTTTCGGATCGAGATCGAGATCCAGCATGCCGCCCGCCTGTTGGCCAGTAATCTCGGCGATCCCAAAGCCGTAAAATCGATACAGCCAGTCCGCCTGGTAAAGGCGATGCTCGCGCATCAGCGGCGGCTTGATCAGCGGCAGGTTCTTTGACGAATCAGGGATCGGGCTGAATGCCGAATAGTAGACCCGCCTCATCCCGTAGCTGCCGTAAAGCCGTGCGCTGGTCCCGAGAATGGTTGCATCGTTCGCATCGTCGGCGCCGACTATCATCTGGGTGCTCTGGCCGGCCGGTGCGAAGCGCTTGCGCTTTTTGCTCTGCAACGTCGGATCGCTGGCCTCCTCGATCTTTAGCCGCAGCGCACCCATCGCCTGGCGGATGCCGGCTGGCTTCTTTTCCGGCGCCAGACGGGTGATACCGACATCGGTCGGAAGCTCGATGTTGAGAGACAGGCGGTCGGCATAAAGCCCCGCCTCCTCGATCAGCTTCGGCGACGCCTCCGGAATGGATTTCAGATGGATGTAGCCCCGGAAATTATGCGTAGTCCGCAGCTCACGTGCGATCCGGACCATCTCTTCCATCGTGTGGTCGGAGGAGCGGATGATGCCGGAGGACAGGAACAGGCCCTCGATGTAATTGCGCCGGTAGAATTCCATCGTCAGCCAGACGACCTCCTCGACCGTAAACCGGGCTCTCTCGACGTTGCTTGAAGATCGGTTGACGCAATAGGCGCAGTCATAGATGCAAAAGTTGGTCATCAGGATTTTCAGAAGCGAAATGCATCTTCCGTCCGGCGCATAGGAATGGCAGATGCCGGAGCCTTCCGTTGACCCCAATCCGCCGGACTTCGCCGAACTGCGCGTCGAGGTACCGCTGGAGGCACAGGACGCATCATACTTGGCGGCATCGGAAAGAATGGCTAGACGATCGTTCAGCGACTTTTTCATATCATGTTCACTATATGTTCTATCGCTAATCGTCAAGACGGACCGCTTCGGAATGTCGGTAAAATAAGCAGGCTAACGAAAAGAACCACATGCACTTGCACCGTTGCGGTGCGAATTCTCTGGAAATTGGCGGTCGTATTCTGTTATAAGTGCCCCATATAGCGGCTATTGCACGGTTCCGAAGTTTTCCTTCGGGACCTGTTTTCTTTTGTGTCGGCAGCTACGACATAGGACTGAAGGACAGAGACATGGTTGACAAGGTACCGATGACGCAGAGCGGCTTCGCCAATTTGCAGGAAGAACTGCGCTGGCGCCAGCAGCAGGAACGGCCGCGGATCATCGAGGCAATTTCCGAGGCTCGCGCCCACGGCGATCTGTCGGAAAATGCGGAGTATCATGCTGCCAAGGAAGCCCAGAGCCACAACGAAGGTCGCATCGGCGAAGTCGAGGATCTTGTGGCCCGTGCCGAAGTCATCGACCTGTCGAAAATGTCCGGCACCACAGTCAAGTTTGGCGCCCGCGTCAAACTGGTTGATGAGGACACCGAGGAACAGAAGACCTACCAGATCGTCGGCGACCAGGAAGCCGACGTAAAGGCCGGCCGCATCTCCATATCTTCGCCTATCGCACGTGCGCTGATCGGCAAGGAAGTCGGCGATTCCATCGAGGTCAATGCCCCCGGCGGTTCCAAGGCCTACGAAATCCTCTCCATCACCTGGGGCTGAGCCCGGTGGCAGCGGACCTGCGCGAGACCGAGATCGTCGCGCCGAATTTCAAGCGGCGATTGTCGGGGGTCACCTCGACCATCGTGCAGCTCGTTCCCAAGCAGGTCGCGCTCGGCACCCGCATCGTAACGCTCGGCCCAGGCTTGCCGCCGCACCTGCCGAAACTCGGCTGGAGCCAGGTTCCGGGCCTCTGGGTCCGGCCACGCCGCTACGAGGTTCGCGTCTGGCATGCCCGCCGCAACAATGAAATGCTGTTTGGCCTCCTGTTGCGGGCTGTGTTGCGCATGCCGATCAAGCTGCTGTTCACATCGGCAGCGCAACGGCGCCATTCGGCTTACACGCGTTTTCTGATTCGCCGCATGCACGCCGTCATCGCCACCAGCACCCGTTCCGGCAGCTTCCTGCAGGTGCCCCACACTGTCATCCAGCACGGTGTCGATCTAAACCTGTTCCATCCGCCGGAAGGGCCGGCCGACCGCATGGCCGCGACGGACCTCCCCGGCCGATACCTGATCGGCTGCTTCGGCCGCGTGCGTCACCAGAAAGGCACGGATCTTTTCGTTCAGGCAATGATCGAGCTGCTGCCCAACCATCCCGATTGGACGGCGATCGTCTGTGGCCGTGTGACACCGGAGCATAAGGTATTTGCCGACGGTTTGACCAAGGCCGTCGCTGACGCCGGCCTGTCGGATCGCATCCGCTTCATGGGAGAAGTCAACGACATCCGCCCCTGGTATCGCCGCGCAACGCTCTACGTGGCGCCTTCGCGCAATGAGGGTTTCGGCCTGACGCCGCTGGAAGCCATGGCCTCGCAGACGGCGGTCGTCGCCTCCGATGCCGGTGCCTACGCCGAGATGATCGTGCCGGGCGAGACCGGCATGGTCGTTCCGGCCGGCGACGGCCCTGCCCTCACGGCAGCCATCGAAACCTATCTGGCCGATCCCGACGAGGCCCGCCGCCAGGGCCAGAACGCTGTCGTCCATGTTCGCAGCAATTTTGCGCTGGAAAAGGAAGCCACCGCTATCGCCGCCGTCTATGCAGGCCTGCTGGGCGAAAAGCGGTCGTTATAGCCAAAGCCGGCACCGGCCAGTGCCGACACCGGCGAATAATTGACGATCTCGATGCCCCGCTCAGCCGCAACTGACTTGGCAAGCACGAAATGCGCAACGATGCGGGCTTCCGCGTCCGCAATGCCGGATGAAGCGGTTTCGCCGGTGGTCTCGTAGAAGCGCGGCTGATGGGCGTTGGATATGTCGATGCCGAACAGCCCGATTGTCTTCGGTTCACAATAGAGAGCAAACTGCAGGGCAGACACGGCAACCGAGCCACCACGAAACACCCCGCGATCCGGGTCGAACGAAAGGCCGGCATTGACCTCCGCATCCCTGCGAATGAAATCGAAGGCCTGGATCGTATCGTACCGCCGCCGCCTTGCACCGTAGGGTTTACGGATATCATCGATCAGCACGATGGTCCGGTCGCGCAGGAACCCCAGGTCTATCTCGCAAATAGCCCGCAACA carries:
- a CDS encoding UdgX family uracil-DNA binding protein (This protein belongs to the uracil DNA glycosylase superfamily, members of which act in excision repair of DNA. However, it belongs more specifically to UdgX branch, whose founding member was found to bind uracil in DNA (where it does not belong), without cleaving it, appears to promote DNA repair by a pathway involving RecA, rather than base excision.) — encoded protein: MRRVTLKGRGDLAEWRDVARRLLAEGVLPEAIDWHEATLGGDLFGTAGERLLLEPTERPSGCEAGVRPAGSSPVSVPPAFISLAEAVICHSDPGRFALLYRILFRLCSDRHLLGMVADVDVHRALMLQKSVRRDCHKMTAFVRFKEVDSALALPRRRFVAWFEPDHHIVARSAPFFQRRFNDMDWLIATPRGSAAWDGTQLTISDLPVEKPSLTDEADTLWRTYFSNIFNPARLKVKAMQAEMPKKYWKNLPEADLIPGLIAGAEASVLAMARRAATEPLPFHQRLQAAAAAEQMPVSAAQAGSMEGLREAARQCTRCELHCHATQTVFGEGPVDASVMVVGEQPGDHEDLAGRPFVGPAGKVFNQAIDDAGIDRTTLYVTNAVKHFKYELRGKRRIHQKPTMGEVRHCRWWLDGERALIRPKLTVALGATALFALTDSRERLEDMRGRPVPLADGSNLFVTVHPSYLLRIPDAGRKAEELARFQAEIRSISRLVGQAEGAS
- a CDS encoding putative DNA modification/repair radical SAM protein: MKKSLNDRLAILSDAAKYDASCASSGTSTRSSAKSGGLGSTEGSGICHSYAPDGRCISLLKILMTNFCIYDCAYCVNRSSSNVERARFTVEEVVWLTMEFYRRNYIEGLFLSSGIIRSSDHTMEEMVRIARELRTTHNFRGYIHLKSIPEASPKLIEEAGLYADRLSLNIELPTDVGITRLAPEKKPAGIRQAMGALRLKIEEASDPTLQSKKRKRFAPAGQSTQMIVGADDANDATILGTSARLYGSYGMRRVYYSAFSPIPDSSKNLPLIKPPLMREHRLYQADWLYRFYGFGIAEITGQQAGGMLDLDLDPKLAWALGNRNAFPVDINSAERETLLRVPGLGTKTVKAILSARRFCRLRIEDLARLGVSVKKVQAFIVAEGWSPRKLADRQDLRAMFAPKPVQLTLL
- the greA gene encoding transcription elongation factor GreA, giving the protein MVDKVPMTQSGFANLQEELRWRQQQERPRIIEAISEARAHGDLSENAEYHAAKEAQSHNEGRIGEVEDLVARAEVIDLSKMSGTTVKFGARVKLVDEDTEEQKTYQIVGDQEADVKAGRISISSPIARALIGKEVGDSIEVNAPGGSKAYEILSITWG
- a CDS encoding glycosyltransferase family 4 protein codes for the protein MRETEIVAPNFKRRLSGVTSTIVQLVPKQVALGTRIVTLGPGLPPHLPKLGWSQVPGLWVRPRRYEVRVWHARRNNEMLFGLLLRAVLRMPIKLLFTSAAQRRHSAYTRFLIRRMHAVIATSTRSGSFLQVPHTVIQHGVDLNLFHPPEGPADRMAATDLPGRYLIGCFGRVRHQKGTDLFVQAMIELLPNHPDWTAIVCGRVTPEHKVFADGLTKAVADAGLSDRIRFMGEVNDIRPWYRRATLYVAPSRNEGFGLTPLEAMASQTAVVASDAGAYAEMIVPGETGMVVPAGDGPALTAAIETYLADPDEARRQGQNAVVHVRSNFALEKEATAIAAVYAGLLGEKRSL
- a CDS encoding glycosyl transferase, with translation MSDRPWHRSLIKTGTRLLLGSARAHFQDAFPGLSVVRATVDAPGEVRYRGAAVAALSSASVLRSRSGDTVAIVGSGPSIAGNDLSRLPPQTAILLNGAISLSGQPVADELAVAVEDERFIWRHFDLVKQRVKDNTPCLFSVEVLRAICEIDLGFLRDRTIVLIDDIRKPYGARRRRYDTIQAFDFIRRDAEVNAGLSFDPDRGVFRGGSVAVSALQFALYCEPKTIGLFGIDISNAHQPRFYETTGETASSGIADAEARIVAHFVLAKSVAAERGIEIVNYSPVSALAGAGFGYNDRFSPSRPA